Proteins from one Patescibacteria group bacterium genomic window:
- the queA gene encoding tRNA preQ1(34) S-adenosylmethionine ribosyltransferase-isomerase QueA: MNSADLSRYEYRLPESLVARRPASVRDRSKLFIYDTVTDTIAFDTFHNIAQYLPAKTLLVLNETKVVPARLSLTKETGGKVIALLLINEWQGHGSLRALVDRKVTVGQILRADARHFFKVVDQKDKIFFLKPSISRDALIGFLQRAGETPIPKYLAGGNMSERVLRERYQSVFAKQAASVAAPTASLHFTPNVFTSLKKKHIESARIALHVGMGTFAPFGERELRTKKLFTEYYEISSEAARRITTQKKSGYPTIAVGTTAVRALESAARAGALRAGNGATDIFIYPPFRFRIIDGLITNFHLPQSSLMLLVDALLQHKRAKRRIADLYKIAIRKKFRFYSFGDAMLIR, translated from the coding sequence ATGAACAGTGCCGATTTGAGTCGGTATGAGTATCGTCTACCTGAATCATTGGTCGCGCGGCGACCCGCGAGCGTACGCGATCGCTCCAAGTTATTTATATATGACACGGTGACTGACACGATCGCGTTCGATACATTTCATAATATCGCACAGTATTTGCCTGCGAAAACATTGCTTGTGCTTAACGAGACCAAAGTAGTGCCAGCGCGCCTCTCGCTCACCAAAGAGACAGGCGGTAAGGTGATAGCGTTATTACTTATCAATGAATGGCAAGGGCACGGGTCTCTTAGGGCGCTTGTTGATCGTAAGGTGACGGTCGGTCAGATACTGCGTGCCGATGCGCGGCATTTTTTCAAAGTAGTAGATCAAAAAGATAAAATCTTTTTTCTCAAGCCAAGTATTTCGCGTGACGCGCTCATCGGGTTTTTGCAGCGCGCGGGTGAGACGCCAATACCAAAGTATCTTGCAGGCGGCAATATGTCCGAGCGTGTACTGCGTGAGCGATATCAAAGTGTGTTTGCAAAGCAGGCCGCGTCAGTCGCCGCCCCTACCGCGTCACTGCATTTTACTCCGAATGTTTTTACTTCACTCAAAAAAAAGCATATTGAATCAGCTCGTATAGCGCTCCATGTAGGTATGGGCACCTTTGCGCCATTTGGCGAGCGCGAGCTACGCACCAAAAAACTATTTACTGAATATTATGAGATATCATCAGAGGCCGCGCGCCGCATCACTACTCAAAAGAAAAGCGGCTATCCCACCATCGCGGTAGGCACTACCGCTGTGCGAGCGCTCGAGAGTGCGGCGCGCGCAGGTGCTCTACGAGCTGGCAACGGCGCTACTGATATTTTTATCTACCCGCCATTTCGATTTCGTATTATTGACGGGCTGATTACAAATTTTCATTTACCCCAATCATCACTCATGTTGCTTGTTGATGCATTGTTGCAGCACAAGCGTGCAAAACGTCGTATCGCGGATTTGTATAAAATCGCTATACGCAAAAAGTTTAGGTTCTATTCATTTGGTGATGCGATGCTGATCCGATAG
- the metG gene encoding methionine--tRNA ligase subunit beta, translating to MRFARGVSKCCQNTTRHSIIEDTMISYEDFIKTELRVGTIRAAERVEGSDKLIRFSVDVGETDEAGIEKPRQIVAGIGKGYTPEDLISRQIVVVINLEPRKLMGLESQGMLLAAGADVPVLLTPDREVPPGSTIK from the coding sequence ATGAGATTCGCGCGGGGTGTATCTAAGTGTTGCCAAAACACCACTCGGCATAGCATTATAGAAGACACAATGATCTCATACGAAGATTTTATAAAGACAGAACTGCGCGTAGGTACTATCCGTGCCGCTGAGCGCGTTGAAGGTTCTGATAAGTTGATTCGTTTTTCAGTCGATGTAGGCGAGACTGACGAGGCAGGTATCGAAAAACCTCGCCAGATTGTAGCGGGCATCGGCAAAGGGTATACACCCGAAGATTTGATTAGTCGTCAGATTGTGGTGGTTATCAACCTTGAACCAAGAAAACTTATGGGGCTAGAGAGCCAGGGTATGTTGTTGGCCGCAGGTGCCGATGTGCCGGTGCTCTTAACTCCTGATAGAGAGGTACCACCGGGCTCTACCATAAAATAA
- a CDS encoding rhomboid family intramembrane serine protease has product MQRIQPRPPVVTAFALLFSIIFLAFIFSRTSFAIVQALEQFGFIPEKMLSVGEWYRIVSSLGIHENSMFLAVEVLFLLVLGGPFEKRQGAQHFLVVFMGASLVSFIAFSLFAWGQGLVLTGSFAGIGGVVGAWVAETHGRKRVSHYGNVVVRDFEELPALLVLALWLFVIFVLSILFSADFFIYFSAVCIATFAGGVIHFAFTPKRGKL; this is encoded by the coding sequence ATGCAACGCATACAGCCACGCCCACCGGTAGTAACAGCATTTGCGTTATTGTTCAGTATCATATTCCTCGCGTTTATTTTTTCGCGTACCTCGTTTGCTATTGTACAAGCGCTTGAGCAGTTTGGTTTTATACCAGAAAAAATGCTTTCGGTCGGTGAATGGTACCGTATCGTTTCGTCGCTCGGTATACACGAAAATAGTATGTTTCTTGCAGTTGAGGTGCTTTTCTTGCTTGTACTTGGCGGGCCGTTTGAAAAGAGACAAGGCGCACAACATTTTTTAGTAGTATTTATGGGCGCGTCGCTTGTGTCGTTTATTGCCTTTAGTTTGTTTGCATGGGGGCAAGGACTTGTGCTGACGGGGTCATTTGCTGGCATTGGTGGAGTTGTAGGCGCATGGGTTGCTGAGACACATGGTCGTAAGCGAGTTTCTCATTATGGCAATGTAGTCGTAAGAGACTTTGAAGAGTTACCAGCACTTTTGGTTTTAGCATTGTGGCTCTTTGTGATCTTCGTGCTTTCCATACTGTTTTCAGCCGATTTTTTCATCTATTTCTCGGCTGTATGCATAGCTACATTTGCGGGGGGCGTAATCCACTTTGCGTTCACGCCAAAGCGCGGTAAACTATAG
- a CDS encoding RNA polymerase sigma factor produces the protein MNGDSTSKKNDPRELIARAKDGDRDAFGELYAEYFTPIWRYIFYRVRSREETEDIVQNVFIKAFASVGRFEQQKVDPLAYFYTIARNTLIDYWRKKKDIPIEHAALIRDNDADPHELVSKMENHTLAHKAIAKLEGDQREVIVLRFINDMSVRETAHIMGKSEAAVRQMQLRALKTLRGHFT, from the coding sequence ATGAATGGAGATAGCACTAGTAAAAAAAACGATCCTCGCGAGCTGATTGCTCGTGCCAAAGACGGCGACCGTGATGCGTTCGGCGAGCTTTATGCTGAATACTTTACCCCGATTTGGCGCTATATCTTTTACCGTGTGCGTTCGCGTGAAGAAACGGAAGATATTGTGCAAAATGTATTTATCAAAGCATTTGCGTCGGTAGGCCGTTTTGAACAGCAAAAAGTAGATCCGCTCGCGTACTTTTACACAATCGCACGCAATACCTTGATCGATTATTGGCGCAAGAAAAAAGATATACCCATCGAGCATGCGGCTCTCATCCGTGACAATGATGCCGATCCGCATGAGTTGGTATCGAAGATGGAAAATCATACGCTCGCGCACAAAGCGATCGCAAAGCTCGAGGGCGATCAACGCGAAGTAATCGTACTCCGGTTTATCAACGATATGTCGGTACGCGAGACAGCGCATATCATGGGCAAGTCAGAGGCCGCGGTGCGTCAAATGCAGCTACGGGCTCTCAAAACATTGCGAGGACATTTTACTTAA
- a CDS encoding HAD-IB family phosphatase, with translation MRKVAVFDVDGTIFRSSLLIELVDTLIAERVFPKSAARVYAKAKVDWLDRKGDYEAYIMAVVRAFTLHIRGLSSDKLLRISQQVIDIHKHRTYRFTRELLSELGRKNYFLLAISNSPKDILDLFCREYGFDKVYGRMYELDGKGRFTGKVLNADLATDKAKLLLRAVAKENLTLKGSVGVGDTEADIPVLKKVDRAICFNPNKKMYQAARRNGWEIVVERKDMIYKLSA, from the coding sequence ATGCGCAAAGTCGCGGTATTTGATGTCGACGGTACGATCTTTCGCTCAAGCTTACTCATTGAGCTTGTCGATACGCTGATCGCAGAACGCGTATTTCCCAAGAGTGCCGCGCGCGTATATGCCAAGGCAAAAGTTGATTGGCTTGATCGTAAGGGTGACTACGAGGCATACATCATGGCGGTGGTGCGTGCGTTTACTCTTCATATCCGCGGATTATCATCAGACAAATTATTGCGCATCTCGCAACAGGTGATTGATATACATAAGCACCGTACCTACCGCTTTACGCGTGAACTATTGAGCGAGTTAGGGCGCAAAAATTATTTTTTACTTGCGATCTCAAATTCACCAAAAGATATTTTGGATTTGTTTTGTCGCGAGTATGGTTTTGATAAAGTGTACGGTCGTATGTACGAGCTTGACGGCAAGGGTAGGTTTACGGGCAAGGTACTCAATGCGGATCTAGCGACTGATAAGGCAAAACTTCTTCTACGCGCGGTCGCCAAAGAAAATCTCACCCTCAAGGGTTCGGTGGGGGTAGGGGATACGGAGGCGGATATCCCAGTACTCAAAAAAGTAGATCGCGCTATTTGTTTTAATCCAAATAAAAAAATGTATCAGGCGGCTCGGCGCAATGGTTGGGAGATTGTTGTCGAGCGCAAAGATATGATATATAAGCTTTCTGCATAA
- a CDS encoding DedA family protein, producing MFAVPFESILQALGYLGVFLLMIANGFISFPSSQILYIVAGYFVSLGHLNIIFVSLIGALGNTIGNIMLYEVVRAYGLSYITKWAMFPEREVKKVVIAFRRRGAWFLFLAKMLPAIKVFAPIPAGLSHMNRALFVPIIFVSSWLWSLIFLAIGYFFGKTEDIFGAYALVLSLVALVVVGIFYKYMNSKEVIEALEKESRH from the coding sequence ATGTTTGCTGTACCATTTGAATCGATTTTGCAGGCGCTTGGGTATCTGGGCGTTTTCTTGCTGATGATCGCCAATGGTTTTATTAGCTTTCCGTCGAGTCAGATTTTATATATCGTCGCCGGGTATTTCGTATCACTCGGTCATCTCAATATTATCTTCGTCTCTCTTATTGGAGCGCTTGGTAATACGATCGGCAATATCATGCTCTACGAAGTGGTGCGAGCGTATGGTCTTTCGTACATTACCAAATGGGCGATGTTCCCCGAACGCGAGGTCAAAAAAGTAGTCATCGCATTTCGCAGGCGTGGCGCGTGGTTTTTATTTTTGGCAAAGATGCTCCCAGCCATCAAAGTGTTCGCACCTATTCCTGCAGGCTTATCTCATATGAACCGCGCGCTCTTTGTACCGATTATTTTTGTGTCATCGTGGTTGTGGTCACTTATCTTTTTGGCTATTGGGTATTTCTTTGGCAAAACGGAAGATATTTTCGGCGCGTACGCATTGGTGCTTTCGCTCGTAGCACTCGTTGTCGTAGGTATTTTCTATAAGTATATGAACAGCAAAGAGGTGATTGAAGCTCTGGAAAAAGAAAGCCGCCACTAG
- a CDS encoding ABC transporter ATP-binding protein, with amino-acid sequence MKALDIQNLRKSYGSTDAVKEISFSIEPGEFFGFLGPNGAGKTTTIKCTTGIASFQGGTIKVFGIDVVADYREARKKIGLAPQDFNVDIFATAYDILWYVGGYYGISSASRKKSVDDVLERFELGVHSKKSFMELSGGLKRRVMLARAMVHNPDLLILDEPTAGVDVEMRHDLWRYLQDLNKAGKTILLTSHYLEEVEFLCNRIAIINGGKIAAIGDKSEFTSGGRKLEQTYLEITKDGKSL; translated from the coding sequence ATGAAAGCACTCGACATACAAAATTTGCGTAAATCGTACGGATCTACCGATGCGGTCAAAGAAATCTCGTTCTCAATAGAGCCGGGGGAGTTTTTCGGTTTCCTAGGCCCTAATGGCGCGGGTAAGACGACAACGATCAAATGCACAACTGGCATTGCGTCATTTCAGGGCGGTACCATCAAAGTGTTTGGTATCGATGTAGTGGCAGATTATCGCGAGGCGCGCAAAAAGATTGGTCTGGCGCCTCAAGATTTCAATGTCGATATTTTTGCGACTGCGTATGATATTTTGTGGTATGTAGGTGGTTATTATGGCATCTCAAGCGCTTCGCGTAAAAAGAGTGTTGATGATGTACTCGAACGCTTTGAGCTCGGTGTGCATAGTAAAAAAAGTTTTATGGAGCTTTCAGGGGGGCTCAAGCGCCGCGTAATGCTCGCGCGCGCCATGGTACACAATCCCGATCTTTTGATCCTCGATGAGCCGACCGCTGGCGTGGATGTTGAGATGCGTCATGACTTGTGGCGATATCTACAAGATCTCAATAAAGCCGGCAAGACTATTTTACTTACTTCACATTATTTAGAAGAGGTAGAGTTTTTGTGCAACCGTATCGCGATTATCAATGGTGGTAAAATCGCAGCAATAGGGGACAAGAGCGAGTTTACCTCGGGTGGCAGAAAACTTGAACAGACATACTTGGAAATTACCAAAGACGGCAAATCATTATGA
- a CDS encoding 4a-hydroxytetrahydrobiopterin dehydratase produces MTESLLDKKCAPCEGGTQPLTREQAIRQVSDLRATWDLSSDALKISCIFEFGTFRDAIGFVNKVADLAEHEGHHPDIHISYSIVTIELWTHAIKGLSENDFILAAKIEHLLG; encoded by the coding sequence ATGACCGAGTCACTCCTCGATAAAAAATGTGCGCCGTGCGAAGGCGGTACCCAGCCACTTACGCGCGAGCAGGCGATACGCCAAGTCTCCGATCTCCGTGCGACATGGGACCTTTCATCCGATGCTCTTAAAATAAGTTGTATATTTGAGTTCGGTACATTTCGTGACGCCATCGGATTTGTGAATAAAGTAGCGGATTTAGCTGAACATGAAGGACATCATCCTGATATTCATATATCATATAGTATAGTGACCATTGAGCTTTGGACGCATGCCATCAAAGGCCTTTCGGAAAATGATTTTATTCTCGCGGCTAAAATAGAACATTTGTTGGGATAG
- a CDS encoding RsmE family RNA methyltransferase, giving the protein MSRKHRFIGSFNLADSHLLVRDGAFFNQCKNVLRLREGQEIVLGDGKGSEARAKILAYGTRSVSVELLDRATVTREVPIEATLYASMLKHEHFEFVVQKATEAGIARIVPIESARTVKKGMKRARLETIMREASEQSGRAHTPVLEDMMTFGEALDAAKAAGRVVFFDSSGIALTDIPTAKKGTSIALFVGPEGGWDAQELAGAHDAGCVIASLGGLVLRAETAATIAVYLGAHGLL; this is encoded by the coding sequence TTGAGTAGAAAACACCGGTTTATCGGTTCGTTTAATCTTGCAGATTCTCATCTTCTTGTACGCGATGGGGCATTTTTCAATCAGTGCAAAAATGTATTGCGTCTGCGGGAAGGCCAAGAGATTGTTTTGGGTGATGGCAAGGGTAGCGAGGCGCGCGCGAAGATACTCGCATATGGAACGCGTTCGGTGTCTGTTGAGCTTCTGGATCGTGCGACCGTCACGCGCGAAGTGCCCATCGAGGCGACGCTCTACGCATCAATGCTCAAACATGAACACTTTGAATTTGTCGTCCAGAAGGCGACCGAGGCGGGGATCGCGCGCATCGTGCCTATTGAGTCCGCGCGTACGGTAAAAAAAGGTATGAAGCGAGCGCGTCTCGAGACGATTATGCGCGAGGCCTCCGAACAGTCTGGTAGAGCACATACGCCGGTACTTGAAGATATGATGACTTTTGGCGAAGCTCTCGACGCGGCAAAAGCGGCAGGGCGCGTAGTTTTTTTTGATAGCTCTGGTATTGCGCTTACCGATATACCTACCGCAAAAAAAGGTACTTCGATAGCGTTGTTTGTAGGCCCCGAAGGAGGTTGGGACGCCCAAGAACTGGCAGGCGCGCATGATGCCGGGTGCGTCATCGCAAGCTTGGGAGGATTAGTATTGCGCGCAGAGACTGCCGCTACTATCGCCGTCTATCTGGGCGCGCACGGACTTTTATGA
- a CDS encoding methyltransferase domain-containing protein, protein MQALGRTQVLPRRGGREHWPDGSQERQVERFYSTGGDSYHDVRGGFLSFGLRTRVGMTYEEATLEEAYYMGKLAEFTRQSIVLDVGFGNGTQDIVWLERWAPDRIVGIDVTYAHVRRAQERAARMGVPETKMMFQHGSATALSFSEASFTHVIGLESPPHFDTRERFFHEAYRVLKPGGRIVLADYSLERDPATFFERMLVRQGARLWHVPEKNIYGRDGYIRRLRNAGFYKIHVERRGADVIPGYVADHRQSEALWQTMKVRGFWQGVVGGSIIDTAVLKLYERGLLEYIFVTAEKPPIKDGEAV, encoded by the coding sequence ATGCAGGCTTTAGGTCGTACGCAGGTATTGCCACGCCGAGGAGGGCGCGAGCACTGGCCTGACGGATCGCAGGAGCGACAAGTTGAGCGGTTCTATAGCACGGGTGGCGATAGCTACCACGATGTGCGCGGGGGATTTCTGTCGTTTGGCCTTCGCACGCGCGTCGGCATGACCTACGAGGAAGCCACCCTTGAAGAGGCTTACTACATGGGTAAACTCGCCGAGTTTACGCGCCAGAGCATCGTGCTCGATGTGGGCTTCGGCAATGGAACCCAAGACATCGTCTGGCTCGAGCGCTGGGCGCCTGATCGGATCGTGGGGATCGATGTGACCTATGCCCACGTGCGCCGCGCGCAAGAACGCGCCGCACGGATGGGCGTACCCGAGACCAAGATGATGTTTCAGCATGGGAGTGCTACGGCACTTTCGTTCTCTGAGGCGTCGTTCACTCACGTCATCGGGCTCGAGTCTCCGCCTCATTTTGATACGCGGGAACGCTTCTTTCACGAAGCGTATCGTGTGCTCAAGCCGGGCGGACGAATCGTGCTCGCTGACTACTCGCTCGAGCGCGATCCCGCAACCTTCTTTGAGCGCATGCTGGTGCGGCAAGGTGCTCGCCTCTGGCATGTGCCGGAGAAAAACATCTACGGGCGCGATGGATACATTCGCCGTCTTCGTAACGCGGGTTTCTACAAGATTCATGTCGAGCGCCGTGGGGCTGATGTGATTCCCGGCTACGTCGCCGATCATCGCCAGTCAGAAGCTTTGTGGCAGACCATGAAGGTGAGGGGTTTTTGGCAGGGCGTCGTGGGTGGATCGATCATCGATACCGCAGTACTCAAACTCTACGAGCGAGGACTCCTCGAGTACATCTTTGTCACAGCAGAGAAGCCTCCAATCAAGGATGGCGAGGCCGTCTGA
- the obgE gene encoding GTPase ObgE produces the protein MLVDDVTIKVRAGKGGKGSVAFNKNMMSLGPTGGSGGHGGDVIFEGVSDLSTLNQFRYKKELAAEDGLFGRDQFRDGHKGKNSILKVPVGTVIHNLSKKTDLELTMIGEQFVIAKGGLGGKGNFHFRSSRNTTPKQSQPGLPGEEAVLRLELKLIADIGFIGFPNVGKSSLLNELTRAQSRVANYPFTTLEPHLGVWYDLILADIPGLIEGASEGKGLGIKFLRHVERTRVLFHFISAESEDPADDYAVIRKELGKHSKELLEKTEYLFVSKSDTKTDKELKKIITVLKKKNKTASLLSIHDTDAIKRVEKILQKITKEKHKAA, from the coding sequence ATGCTTGTCGATGATGTAACCATAAAAGTGCGCGCGGGCAAAGGAGGTAAAGGCTCTGTCGCGTTCAATAAAAATATGATGTCACTCGGACCCACGGGTGGGTCAGGCGGACATGGTGGCGATGTGATCTTTGAGGGTGTCTCTGACCTCTCGACGCTCAACCAATTTCGCTACAAAAAAGAACTCGCGGCGGAAGACGGGCTTTTTGGTCGCGACCAATTTCGCGACGGTCACAAAGGCAAAAATTCGATACTCAAAGTGCCGGTCGGCACCGTCATCCATAATCTTTCCAAAAAGACTGACCTTGAGCTCACCATGATTGGCGAGCAATTTGTCATCGCCAAAGGTGGTCTTGGTGGCAAGGGTAATTTTCATTTTAGATCATCACGCAACACCACGCCCAAACAATCACAACCTGGATTACCGGGCGAAGAAGCCGTATTGCGCCTCGAGCTCAAACTTATCGCTGATATTGGTTTTATAGGATTCCCCAATGTGGGTAAATCAAGCCTGCTCAACGAACTCACCCGCGCGCAGAGTCGCGTGGCAAACTATCCATTTACCACACTCGAACCGCACTTGGGTGTCTGGTATGACCTGATACTCGCTGACATCCCCGGCCTTATCGAGGGCGCATCGGAAGGCAAGGGCCTCGGTATCAAATTTTTGCGCCATGTAGAACGCACGCGCGTTCTGTTTCATTTTATATCCGCGGAGTCGGAAGACCCAGCAGACGACTACGCTGTCATCCGCAAAGAACTTGGCAAACACAGCAAAGAACTCTTGGAAAAAACAGAGTATCTTTTTGTCAGTAAAAGCGACACCAAAACTGACAAAGAGCTTAAAAAAATCATTACCGTGCTCAAAAAGAAAAATAAAACGGCGTCACTCCTCTCTATACACGACACTGACGCGATAAAACGCGTAGAGAAAATCCTACAAAAAATAACAAAAGAAAAACATAAGGCCGCCTAA
- the tgt gene encoding tRNA guanosine(34) transglycosylase Tgt — protein MFSFRITKKSKKSRARLGILRTAHGEIETPAFVPVATRAVVKTLTSKDALAAGAQLLIANTFHLHLRPGEKTVARAGGLHKFMQWPRPLMTDSGGFQVFSLGFGQDFGTGKMLKEKSNKVIKTGQQPQKLRITDAGVEFRSPIDGAKIFIGPRESMRIQEQLGADIIFAFDECTSPIADHAYTERSLERSHLWATLCLKYKKKTSKQALYGIVQGGKFEDLRRASARFTGALPFDGIGIGGEFGDDKSAMTRMVGWVVDELPEDKPRHLLGIGYPEDIVPIIKAGADTFDCIVPTHYARRGFAYTSTGKLDMKKVAYLKDQKPLDKKCACEVCKTYSRSYITHLWRAGEMTAMSLLSMHNLFYFNATVARVRDEIRAGCI, from the coding sequence ATGTTTTCTTTTCGTATCACAAAAAAATCAAAAAAATCCCGAGCTCGACTCGGGATTTTGCGCACCGCTCACGGCGAGATTGAGACGCCCGCGTTCGTACCGGTAGCTACGCGCGCGGTTGTCAAAACGCTGACATCAAAAGACGCACTCGCAGCTGGCGCGCAGCTTTTGATTGCCAATACTTTTCATCTTCATCTGCGCCCTGGTGAAAAAACAGTTGCGCGCGCGGGCGGGCTTCACAAGTTTATGCAGTGGCCACGGCCGCTCATGACTGACTCGGGCGGGTTTCAAGTATTTAGTCTCGGGTTCGGACAGGATTTTGGTACGGGCAAAATGCTCAAAGAAAAAAGCAATAAAGTGATCAAAACCGGCCAACAGCCGCAAAAATTGCGCATCACTGACGCAGGTGTCGAGTTTCGCTCACCGATTGATGGCGCCAAGATTTTTATTGGTCCGCGTGAATCGATGCGCATCCAAGAACAGCTCGGCGCTGATATTATTTTTGCCTTTGACGAATGTACCTCGCCCATTGCCGACCATGCGTATACCGAGCGGTCGCTCGAGCGCAGTCACCTGTGGGCTACACTTTGTCTCAAATATAAAAAGAAGACATCAAAGCAGGCTCTCTACGGCATTGTGCAGGGTGGCAAGTTTGAGGATTTGCGCCGTGCGAGCGCGCGTTTTACGGGCGCGTTGCCGTTTGATGGTATTGGTATCGGTGGCGAGTTTGGCGATGACAAGAGTGCTATGACGCGTATGGTCGGTTGGGTAGTCGATGAGCTACCTGAAGATAAACCGCGCCATCTCCTCGGCATTGGCTACCCTGAAGACATTGTACCGATTATCAAAGCGGGCGCGGACACTTTTGATTGTATCGTGCCGACGCACTACGCACGCCGCGGGTTTGCGTATACCAGTACCGGCAAGCTTGATATGAAGAAAGTCGCATACCTCAAAGATCAAAAGCCTCTTGATAAAAAATGCGCGTGCGAAGTATGCAAGACCTATTCGCGTTCGTATATTACACACCTCTGGCGCGCGGGCGAGATGACCGCGATGTCACTGCTCTCGATGCACAATCTGTTTTATTTCAACGCTACGGTCGCGCGCGTGCGTGATGAGATTCGCGCGGGGTGTATCTAA
- a CDS encoding ABC transporter permease — translation MNKPNWIGLQTFVARETGRMFRVWIQTLGAPWISALLYILIFGHIVGQRIDTIAGVSYIDFVLPGIVMMNIMNSAFSHTSTSLYIMKWFRSIDELLVAPLSYLEMIIGFLAGGVVRGVIVGAGVYAIGVFFTQATIAHFFLMLIYAAAISTIFSLAGMLVALWAKNFEQLSLPSIFIITPLTFLGGVFNSIHMMPPFLQWIVRLNPFFYFVDGLRYTMLGISESNMLVGMTLTVGLILGLGYWVWYLFKIGYKIRE, via the coding sequence ATGAACAAGCCAAACTGGATAGGATTACAAACATTTGTCGCACGCGAGACGGGGCGCATGTTTCGCGTATGGATTCAGACGCTTGGCGCACCGTGGATTTCCGCACTTCTCTATATTTTAATTTTTGGGCATATCGTAGGTCAGCGCATTGATACGATCGCGGGCGTGTCGTACATCGATTTTGTGCTACCAGGCATTGTGATGATGAATATTATGAACTCGGCATTTTCGCATACCTCGACATCGCTCTACATTATGAAATGGTTTCGTTCCATCGATGAGCTTTTGGTAGCACCACTCTCGTATCTTGAGATGATTATCGGATTTTTGGCAGGAGGCGTCGTGCGAGGCGTCATCGTAGGTGCCGGTGTATATGCTATCGGCGTATTCTTTACACAAGCAACTATTGCTCACTTTTTCTTGATGCTGATCTATGCTGCGGCCATCTCGACCATTTTCTCACTCGCGGGTATGTTGGTCGCGTTGTGGGCGAAAAATTTTGAGCAACTTTCATTGCCCAGTATTTTCATTATTACTCCACTAACTTTTTTGGGCGGGGTATTTAACTCAATACACATGATGCCGCCATTTCTCCAGTGGATTGTGCGTCTCAATCCGTTCTTCTATTTTGTTGATGGGCTCCGCTATACGATGCTTGGCATTTCCGAATCAAATATGCTTGTGGGTATGACACTCACCGTAGGACTCATCCTCGGCCTCGGCTACTGGGTGTGGTATCTCTTCAAGATTGGGTATAAGATCCGCGAATAA
- a CDS encoding Gmad2 immunoglobulin-like domain-containing protein, with protein MNSKILLGIVALGIVVVGFFLFACEDDWCMVFAWQKVQAVNTFDDCVRLGFPVSESYPPQCHAGSKSFAKDVGNEIDKIDLIRINWPRPGSAIKKGVPLLVKGEARGNWFFEASFPIVLKDGNGAVLAEGVAQAEGEWMTTQFVPYVATLAFSGTPTTNNGTLTLHKDNPSGMPEHDDALVIPLTFE; from the coding sequence ATGAATTCAAAAATTCTTTTAGGCATTGTCGCTCTCGGTATCGTCGTCGTAGGATTTTTCTTGTTCGCATGCGAAGATGATTGGTGCATGGTATTTGCGTGGCAAAAGGTGCAGGCGGTAAATACTTTTGATGATTGCGTTCGCCTCGGGTTTCCAGTCTCCGAATCATATCCACCACAATGTCATGCGGGTTCAAAGTCATTTGCCAAAGATGTCGGCAACGAGATCGATAAGATCGATTTAATTCGTATCAATTGGCCGCGTCCCGGTAGCGCTATCAAAAAGGGTGTGCCCTTGTTGGTCAAAGGAGAGGCGCGTGGCAATTGGTTTTTTGAAGCATCGTTTCCCATTGTACTCAAAGATGGCAACGGCGCTGTCCTTGCCGAAGGTGTCGCGCAAGCAGAGGGCGAGTGGATGACCACTCAGTTCGTGCCGTATGTGGCGACTCTCGCGTTTTCAGGTACACCCACGACAAACAATGGCACGCTCACATTGCATAAAGACAATCCTTCAGGTATGCCTGAACATGATGACGCGCTCGTCATTCCACTTACCTTTGAGTAG
- a CDS encoding DUF378 domain-containing protein, with amino-acid sequence MKALHMVAFILLVVGGLNWGLYLFGFEVGAKFLGGMDSTPAKAVYALVALSAVFELVTHKSSCKMCNSSSQTM; translated from the coding sequence ATGAAAGCGCTTCACATGGTTGCGTTTATCCTCTTGGTTGTGGGCGGTCTTAATTGGGGGCTTTACCTTTTCGGCTTCGAGGTTGGCGCAAAATTTTTAGGCGGTATGGATTCAACTCCTGCCAAAGCGGTCTACGCGCTCGTCGCACTCTCAGCAGTCTTTGAGCTTGTCACGCACAAGTCATCCTGCAAGATGTGCAACAGCAGTTCGCAGACAATGTAA